TTAGGCCCAACTTTGGAGACTCCATAATCTAAACCTAATCCAAAAAAACCTAAAATCACCACAAACCAAATTATTTTAAGAGTTAGACCAACGACCAATAAACCAAACAATAAACCAAAAACACCTCCCCACACACCTCCGGGCCACCAGCGCTTGCTACGCGCGAAGATTGAAAAAAATATACGTAAAACAAAAAACAAAAAAAACAAAATTAAATAACCATATTGATCAAATTTTTGTTGAAAATTTTTGTTGCCGGGTCTTAGTTTGTCGGAAACATCTTCATTTTTTATAACTGATTCTATTGTTTTAATTGTTTCCACCACGCCTTTGTCGTAATCACCCAGTTTAAAATAATGTGCGGTTATCTGATCAATAATATTGTGAGCTGTGGCATCGGGCAAAGCGCCCTCTAAGCCATAACCAACCTCCAAACGCATTTTTCTGTCGTCCCTTGCAACTAAAAATAAAACGCCATTATCAGCACCCTTTTTGCCAATTTGCCAATCTTCAAACAATTTTACGGCAAAATTTTCTATAGTATCTCCTTCTAAACTGGGAATGGTTATCACCGCTATTTCGTGTTTTGTTTGATTCTCAAAAGCACTAAGCTCTTGTTCTAAATTTGCCTTATTTTCTTGGCTTAACATTCCGGCAAAATCGCTAACAAACCCGGTTGGTTTACCGGGATTATAATAGGCGAAGACGATTTGTGGAAAAAACAAAAATGTAAAAATTACTAAAATTAATCGCCTCATATTTTGAAACAAAATTGGGAGAGGTTTCCTTTTCTTAGATTCCTATTTAACTTCTAAATTAACCTTAGGTGCTGTAGCGGCTTCTTGTACTGCCGCAAACATGGTGCGTGGAGAAAAACCAAACCAACCGGCAACAATATTGCGAGGGAATATTTTAACGGAAACATTGTAGATCTGCACGGCGTCATTATATCTTCCTCTTTCCACACTAACGCGATTTTCCGTACCTTCTAATTGCGCCATGAGCGTTTGCACAGCTTCTACAGATTTTAATTGCGGATAGTTTTCCATAATTACCAGCAATCGAGCCAAAGCACCCTCTACTTGATTAACCGCTCCCACTTTTTCTTCTGTGGTGGCAGCTCCGGCATATTTAGTTCTGGCTTCGGCCAAGTCTCCAAAAACTTGCTGTTCTTGTTTCATTGCCCCTTTAACAGATTCCACCAAATTAGGAATCAAATCAAAACGTCTTTGATACTGATTTTCTACTTGCGCCCAAGATTTGTTTACATTTTCGCGACCGCCAACCAAACCATTATAAATACCAACTAAGGAAATGATGATAATGATTATCACTGCCACCACCGCCCCTAAAACAATCTTTGTTGTTTTGGACATAAAATATAATTAAGAATTAATTAAGTAATTTATTTCTAAAATATTCTCTTAATTCACTCACCGCAATTCTCTCTTGCTCCATGGTATCACGGTCGCGCACTGTGACTTTATTATCTTCCGGGGTTTCAAAATCCACTGTCAAACAATAGGGCGTGCCAATTTCATCTTGGCGTCTATAACGCTTGCCAATAGAACCGGTTTCATCATATTGAGTCATAAATTCACCCCACAGATCAGCTTGAATTTTGCGCGACAGTTCAATTAAAGGCTCTTTTTTAGATAAAGGCAGAATAGCTACTTTAATTGGCGCGAGTGTTTTATGCAGACGCAGTACTACTTCTGTTTCGTGTTTGCCCTCGCTTTCTCCGCTTCTGGTTTCCACCTCTTCAAAAGCATCCAATAAAAACAATAGTGCGGCCCTGTCACACCCCATAGACACTTCGGCAATCCACGGGATAAATTCTTCCCCTGTTTCCTGATCCTTATAGTTCATATCCATCTTGCTGTATTCGCCGTGACGAGATAAATCCCAACTCCCTCGGTTATGCACACCGGCAAACTCTTTCCAGCCCATGGGAGTGTTATATTCAATATCCCAAGCATCCTTGGCATAATGAGCCCTTTCATTTTCTTCATGCTGGCGCCAACGTAAATTTTCTTGATTGTTAACTAATCTTTTATACCAATCCATACTCCACATTCTCCATTCCTGATAAATTTTATCCACTTCTTTGGGATTAACAAAATACTGCATTTCCATTTGTTCAAATTCACGCATGCGAAAAATAAAATTCTTCACAGTGATTTCATTGCGAAAGGCTTTGCCTATTTGAGCAATACCAAAAGGCAATTTTTTTCTCATGGAGTCTTTAACACTTAGATAATCAAGATAAATCCCTTGACAAGTTTCGCCGCGCAAATAAGCTTCACTTTTTTCATCTTCCACAGCGCCTAGCTCTGTTTTCATTAATAAATTAAAATTCTTGGGTGCGGTTAATTCTCCGCCACAATCAGGACAATTAATGTTCTTTATGTCTAAAGGCTCTTCTTTAACATAACCCGGCTCCGCCTGTCTTTCTTCTAACAAATGATCCGCCCTAAAACGATGATGGCATGTTTTACATTCTACCAACGGATCGTGAAAACTGGCTATGTGACCGCTGGCCTCCCAAACAATTCTAGGAGTCAAAATAGAAGAATCCAAACCAATTACATCGTTGCGCTTTTGCACTAATGCTTTCCACCATGATTTTTTAATATTATTTTTAAATTCCACGCCCAGCGGGCCGTAATCATAACTGGCTGAAAAACCGCCATAAATTTCCGAGGAAGGAAAAATAAATCCGCGTCGTTTGCAAAGGGAAATCAATTTGTCCATTTTAGATTGTTCCGCCATAAATTTTAAAATTAAATCGTCATTACTTCTTTTTCTTTTTCGTCAGCTAATTGTTTTAAAAAATCATTTTGCTCTTTCATCGTTTTTTCCAATTTTTCCTGCAAAGCAAAACGCTGATCCTCACTTAATAATTTGGATTTTTCTTGTTCAGATATTTCGTCTCTTATTTTATCGCGCAGTTGACGCAAGGAAATCCTAGAAGCCTCCAATTTTTGATTAACTACTTTTAAAAGTTCCTTTCTAAATTCTTCGGTCATAGGAGGCATTACCAAACGTACCATTTTACCGTCATTTACGGGATTTAAACCAATATTAGAAACCAAAATAGCTTTTTCAATTTCCTTAAGCATGGTTTTATCCCAAGGTTCAATAGTTATGGTTTTAGGGTCAGGAACCGCAATAGAGGCCACGCCCTTTAAATTCATTTTAGTACCATAAGATTCTACCAGAACAGAATCCAAAATGGCGGAATTAGCGCGACCGGTGCGCAAATGGCTTAATTCTTCTTTTAAGTGTTCCTGAATTTTTTTAAATTCCGGTAAAAAATTTTCTATTGTTAGCATAATTGATAATTATTTTTTAATTGCTTGCCCAAAACCCAGATACATTATTTTGGGATCGTTAGAATCGATAAGTAAAAAAGTTGGCGGACGAGAACTGGGCAATTTAGAAGTCATCCACTTTACACCGCCGTCAACCGATTTGTAGAAGGTAGAGGCGGTAGCATAATAGATCTCATTAGAATTTTGCGGATTAACCGCCACTACTTTAATATCCGCACCATTAGGAGGGGTTAGCAATGTCAAAGCCTGCCAACTCACACCAGCGTCCCCGGTTTTAATTAAACCATATTGCGAGGCCAAAAGTAAACCTTCTGCTTTAGGATCAAACAAAATTAAATCATGATAAACATACGCTCCGCCATACTGTTTTAATCCTTGATTTAAATCGGTCCAGGAAACCCCGCCGTCTCCGCTTCTATAAAGTCCTTTTTCTTGTGTGGCCAAATAAATGATCTTGCTATTTAAAGGATTAACAATCATTTTAACGATTGGATTTTCAAATCTGTTTAAAACCACCCAGTTTTTTCCAAAATCAGTGCTTTTAAGAAAATCCCCCACACTGTTGCCGGCATATAAGATGGCGCTGGAAAAATTATCAGTTGCAACGGTGGTTAATCTAACCTCCGGACGCCCTTCTTGATAAATAGGAACATAAGTGCGACTACAATCTTCCGTTTTTAAAATTAAATTGCCCAAAGCCATGTAAACCCAGCATTTATTTTTATAATCAATAGCCACCCCGCTAACCGTTCCAGCCTTAATTTGTTCTGGTTTTTGCCAACCATTGCCACCATTATAACTAAAAAGTAAGCCGGTATTAACGCCGGTCGCGTAAAGAGCGGCGTGATCCTGCGGATCAAATGAAAGGCTTAATACCGCTTCTTTAGAAAAATTCAAAACTTGTCCGCCAATTGTTAAAAATTGTGATCTGGAAACCCAAGTTGCACCCTTATCACCGCTTTTAAAAATCCCACCATCGGTCACGGCTGGCGCAGAACCAATTTGTACGCAACCAACGCCAACTAAAACTAAGGTGGCTATTAAGAAAAAAGAAAAAAGAAAAAATTTACGCATACTGATAAAATTTTCTGCCAGACTTAACCGGCGCAAAAATATGATTTAAATTAATAATAAAAAAGGATTAAATTTTCTAAAATTAAACGCGGATGAATATTCTGTCTTAACATAACCTGGGCTTCTTCTATTTTTTTAATTATTTCTCTTATTTCACCAATTTTTCTTTTTCCTGACTGCGCTCTTAAATCCGGTAAAAAGGAAATATTTTTAATCAAGTCCTCTTTGTTATCTAACTTAAGTAAAAACAAGTCGCGCCAAAAACTTAGCCAAATATCCAAAATGTTTATCAAATTATCCCTAGCCTCTATATGGTCTTCTTTATCTTTAAAAAAACTTTCTAGTATTCGCCATCTTTCTTTTAAAGTCCCTTTTAGTGATTTTAAAAAACGTTCAGCTTCCGTTTTATAAAAATCATAAGTGGCTATATCAATTAATAAATTTTCGGCTTTAGCCGGACGATTAAAAGATAAACCGGCAATTTCTAAAGCCTTTTTTTGATCCACCCCTTCTTTAAGGAGGGATTGATAAATGGTTTTTGTGGCCACGGGTAAAAAACGAATTATTTGGCAACGTGATTTAATAGTAGGCAAAAGTAAACTTTCATCACTAGTCAAAAGTATAAGTAAGGCCTCCTTAGCCCGGGGTTCTTCCAAAGTTTTTAAAAGAGCATTAGCGGCTCCTTTGCTTAAAAATTCCGCCTCATCTACTACTACAATTTGCCGCCCGCCAACCAAAGAAAAATGATTAAGATAATCTCTAATTTTCCGAACACCATCAATAGAGATGTCTTTATGTTTTTTGCCACTTTTTAAATCAATTTCCCTTTTAACTAAAAGCCATTCGGCTCCCCCGCCATCTTCTAAACTAATTTTTCCTTTCTTAAACCAGCCAAGCAATTCTTTGGTCATTTCCCTCGTTCCTGATCCAACAGCTCCTACAAACAAGTAAGCGTGAGATAAATTTCCTTTTTCCCAAGCTCGGTGCAAAAACTCCCTTTGTGCTTCATTTCCTACCATATTTTTAATTCTAGCCAAATATTTTAAATCACTGGTCCATTATATCATTTTATCAGCCTTAAGACAACCTCAAAAACTCCTTTAGCTGTCGCCTTCCAGCTAAAATCTTTAGCCCTAATAAAACCTTTTAAAATAATCTCTCTTTTTAAATTTTCATCTTTAATTAATTCTTCCAAAGCCGTGGCAATTTCTATTGGTTGATAAGGATTAACTAATAAGGCGGCACCATGAGAAATTTCTGGCATAGAAGCTAGATTAGAAGTGATAACCGGGGTTCCTACGGCAAAAGATTCAACAATTGGTATACCAAAACCTTCATAAAAACTGGGAAAGACAAAAGCCTCGGCTCCGGCCATAAGATAAGGCACGTCTTTTTCCTCCACCCAACCAGGAAAAATAATATCTTCTTTCCACGGGGAATTTTCCGCCTCTTGTTTAACTCTGGCAAAACCAAAACCCGGTTTACCTAAAAGTAATAACTGAAAATTAGGGTTGTCTTTTTTAAAAATATTAAAAGACTGAATGATACCGTTGGTGTTCTTTTTTTCTTCCAACCGCCCAATGGTTAAAAAATATTTTTTCCGCAAGCCATATTTTTTCTTTGTGTTCTCAATTAAATTTTTGTCCAGATTTTCTTTAAAAGAAATATTATCAAAGCCATTATAAATTGTTTCCACTTTCCCTTTTTTAAAAATATACTTAATTTCTTCCTTAACAAAATTAGATGGCGTAATAATGGTGGCCCTCTTAAGAGCAAATCGGCTGGCAAAGCGGGAATAAAACCTTTCAAAAAAAGAATAGCCTCGGGGGAAACGCAAGCCGCCCAAATCATGAATGGTGATTAAAGTTTTGATCGGGCAAAAAAGGGGTAAAACATGAGCCGGCACAAATAAAACAACATCACTATGCCGATTAAATCTAAGCATTTCCAAGGAAAGACGCACCTGCGTCCAAAGACGCCGCGGCGGCCAACTTAAAACTTTTTCCTGCCAATTAGGCGGTAAATTGGCTAATTCACCTTTTAATTTTTCACGGCTGTAAAGAATTACTTGCCAGTCGCCAGGGATAATCTTCTTTAGTTCTTGGATGACAAAAT
This genomic interval from Candidatus Magasanikbacteria bacterium RIFOXYB2_FULL_38_10 contains the following:
- a CDS encoding ribosome recycling factor produces the protein MLTIENFLPEFKKIQEHLKEELSHLRTGRANSAILDSVLVESYGTKMNLKGVASIAVPDPKTITIEPWDKTMLKEIEKAILVSNIGLNPVNDGKMVRLVMPPMTEEFRKELLKVVNQKLEASRISLRQLRDKIRDEISEQEKSKLLSEDQRFALQEKLEKTMKEQNDFLKQLADEKEKEVMTI
- a CDS encoding glycine--tRNA ligase, which encodes MDKLISLCKRRGFIFPSSEIYGGFSASYDYGPLGVEFKNNIKKSWWKALVQKRNDVIGLDSSILTPRIVWEASGHIASFHDPLVECKTCHHRFRADHLLEERQAEPGYVKEEPLDIKNINCPDCGGELTAPKNFNLLMKTELGAVEDEKSEAYLRGETCQGIYLDYLSVKDSMRKKLPFGIAQIGKAFRNEITVKNFIFRMREFEQMEMQYFVNPKEVDKIYQEWRMWSMDWYKRLVNNQENLRWRQHEENERAHYAKDAWDIEYNTPMGWKEFAGVHNRGSWDLSRHGEYSKMDMNYKDQETGEEFIPWIAEVSMGCDRAALLFLLDAFEEVETRSGESEGKHETEVVLRLHKTLAPIKVAILPLSKKEPLIELSRKIQADLWGEFMTQYDETGSIGKRYRRQDEIGTPYCLTVDFETPEDNKVTVRDRDTMEQERIAVSELREYFRNKLLN
- a CDS encoding LemA family protein, whose translation is MSKTTKIVLGAVVAVIIIIIISLVGIYNGLVGGRENVNKSWAQVENQYQRRFDLIPNLVESVKGAMKQEQQVFGDLAEARTKYAGAATTEEKVGAVNQVEGALARLLVIMENYPQLKSVEAVQTLMAQLEGTENRVSVERGRYNDAVQIYNVSVKIFPRNIVAGWFGFSPRTMFAAVQEAATAPKVNLEVK